In Sporosarcina psychrophila, a genomic segment contains:
- the secA2 gene encoding accessory Sec system translocase SecA2: MLSIFKRSNQTNERQLRKYRKIVQQINKLEATYEPMSDEQLTSMTTIFKERIQSGEKIQSIIPDAFAVVREASKRILGMRHFDVQLIGGLVLTEGNIAEMPTGEGKTLVASLPSYVRALEGKGVHVITVNDYLAKRDYEQIGQIHRFLGLTVGLNVPMMQGPAKQVAYNADITYGVGTEFGFDYLRDNMAHQVSQKVQRPYHFAIIDEVDSILVDEAKTPLIVAGKMQADADLHHIAARLAKRFKKGIDFDFDDETKATSLTDIGIEKVEKAFGIDNLYELEHQTLYHYMIQSLRAHVIFERDVDYIVKEEKIELVDMFTGRIMEGRTLSDGLHQAIEAKEGLPITEENKAQAQITIQNYFRMYKELCGMTGTAKTQEKEFREVYGMEVVQIPTNRPRARIDSPDQVYKTIDQKYKAMAKEVAKRHEKGQPVLVGTTSILQSEKVVAYLDEYKLTYNLLNAKSVEQEVDLISLAGQLGQITVATNMAGRGTDIVLGEKVEEIGGLFVLGTEKHESRRIDNQLRGRSGRQGDHGESHFFLSLEDDMFKRFAKEELEKFLKKVTTNEDGLVQNPEVDELTERTQRIVEGAHYSMREYNLKLDDVINDQREVIYGLRNNVLDREGILEQLKSMLSETVEFVVFDSCPDEETSSNWDFERIEHTMNSLLLEPVVIPRTLDKTSDILKLYDAPLTELLDFIESFSDDEQINQMIPQVMLSHIDTMWVKHLEVMTRLKEGIGLRSYGQEDPMRIYQREGLELFGRHYQKLRRNIASEVISFMKVITQQQEVQQ; encoded by the coding sequence ATGCTATCAATATTCAAACGTTCAAATCAGACGAACGAAAGACAACTTCGAAAGTATCGGAAGATTGTCCAACAAATAAATAAATTAGAAGCTACATACGAACCAATGTCAGACGAACAACTAACAAGTATGACTACTATATTCAAGGAGAGAATACAATCTGGAGAAAAGATCCAATCTATTATTCCAGATGCTTTTGCTGTTGTTCGTGAAGCATCCAAGCGAATCCTTGGCATGCGTCATTTCGATGTCCAACTTATCGGCGGACTCGTTCTAACAGAAGGTAATATCGCTGAAATGCCTACAGGCGAAGGTAAAACGCTAGTCGCTTCCCTTCCATCATATGTGCGTGCACTTGAAGGAAAAGGAGTTCACGTTATTACCGTGAATGACTATCTTGCGAAGCGTGACTATGAACAAATTGGTCAAATCCATCGTTTTCTTGGCCTTACAGTTGGGTTGAATGTCCCAATGATGCAAGGTCCCGCAAAACAAGTTGCTTACAATGCGGATATTACGTACGGAGTGGGAACGGAATTCGGTTTCGACTATTTGCGTGATAATATGGCGCACCAAGTATCACAAAAAGTTCAACGTCCCTACCATTTCGCAATTATCGATGAAGTTGATAGTATTCTTGTTGATGAAGCAAAAACACCATTAATCGTTGCCGGTAAAATGCAAGCGGATGCGGATCTTCATCACATTGCGGCACGTCTCGCAAAACGCTTCAAAAAAGGGATCGATTTCGACTTTGATGATGAAACAAAAGCGACTTCCCTTACTGATATTGGAATCGAGAAAGTAGAAAAAGCATTTGGTATCGACAATTTATATGAATTGGAGCACCAAACACTTTATCATTATATGATTCAATCATTACGTGCACATGTCATCTTCGAACGTGATGTTGACTATATCGTAAAAGAAGAAAAAATTGAACTTGTCGATATGTTTACGGGTCGAATCATGGAAGGACGCACACTTTCCGATGGCTTACACCAGGCAATTGAAGCAAAAGAAGGACTACCAATCACTGAGGAAAATAAAGCACAAGCACAAATTACAATCCAAAACTACTTCCGTATGTATAAAGAACTGTGCGGAATGACTGGTACGGCTAAAACACAGGAGAAAGAATTCCGTGAAGTGTATGGTATGGAAGTTGTTCAAATTCCAACAAATCGTCCGCGCGCACGTATCGATTCACCTGACCAAGTATATAAAACAATTGACCAGAAATATAAGGCGATGGCGAAAGAAGTCGCTAAGCGTCATGAAAAAGGACAACCCGTCCTTGTCGGCACAACATCCATTTTACAATCTGAAAAAGTAGTAGCGTATTTAGATGAATACAAACTTACTTATAACTTATTGAACGCTAAAAGTGTAGAACAGGAAGTAGACCTTATTTCCCTAGCAGGACAACTCGGTCAAATCACAGTTGCGACAAACATGGCTGGACGTGGAACTGATATCGTGCTCGGTGAAAAGGTTGAAGAAATTGGTGGTCTTTTCGTACTTGGAACAGAAAAGCACGAAAGCCGTCGTATTGACAACCAGCTACGGGGACGTTCCGGAAGACAAGGTGACCATGGTGAGAGTCACTTCTTCCTTTCTCTCGAAGATGATATGTTCAAGCGTTTTGCTAAAGAAGAGCTTGAGAAGTTCCTCAAAAAAGTAACAACAAATGAAGACGGTCTAGTGCAGAATCCCGAAGTAGATGAACTGACAGAACGGACACAGCGTATCGTAGAAGGCGCCCACTATTCAATGCGCGAATACAACTTAAAACTCGACGACGTCATTAACGATCAGCGTGAAGTCATCTATGGGCTTCGTAATAACGTCCTAGACCGCGAAGGTATCCTTGAACAATTAAAATCGATGCTTTCCGAGACAGTAGAATTTGTTGTTTTCGATAGTTGCCCAGATGAAGAGACTTCAAGCAATTGGGATTTCGAACGAATTGAACATACAATGAACAGCCTGTTGTTAGAACCTGTCGTAATTCCGCGGACGCTTGATAAGACGTCTGACATTCTAAAACTATATGATGCTCCACTTACTGAGTTGCTCGACTTCATCGAATCATTCTCAGACGATGAACAGATCAATCAGATGATTCCACAAGTAATGCTGTCTCATATTGATACGATGTGGGTCAAGCACTTAGAAGTTATGACACGCTTAAAAGAAGGTATCGGACTCCGTTCATATGGACAAGAGGACCCAATGCGGATTTATCAGCGTGAAGGACTCGAATTATTCGGGCGTCATTATCAAAAATTACGCCGCAACATCGCATCTGAAGTTATTAGCTTTATGAAAGTTATTACACAACAACAGGAGGTACAACAATGA
- a CDS encoding accessory Sec system S-layer assembly protein produces MKLFSFFKKTEKTGSDSTIGSEEIIDGLNASTNTDEVETTLSLHPEWNVPQEQEYVFRFHSNELEPLKPNQISLSGIDIDVEPANGSWLVKAFFRSSLDQQISVGSVELMLLDEEGKTLASDEFDLKELGDIPARSARPWVFVFTKDNIFAEQPPTENWKLAFNVQSMVPHKLELEQTWEDGLTAEQKDGLTKVVEGLPKLKPREVNISGFQVKQQDDGGIAASVFIRNGHSKQINIEKLPLELIDASGDLVASGSFALDPLSVKANTSKPWTFIYPKEMIQKDEPDLSRWTVRVPQQNA; encoded by the coding sequence ATGAAGCTTTTCTCATTTTTCAAGAAAACCGAAAAGACAGGATCAGATAGCACAATCGGTTCCGAAGAAATTATTGACGGCCTAAACGCGTCGACAAATACAGATGAGGTCGAGACTACGCTATCCCTACACCCAGAATGGAATGTACCACAGGAGCAAGAGTACGTTTTCCGCTTCCATTCGAATGAGTTAGAACCACTTAAACCGAACCAAATCTCCCTTTCAGGCATTGACATCGACGTTGAACCTGCTAATGGTAGCTGGCTCGTTAAAGCGTTTTTCCGTTCTTCACTAGACCAACAGATTTCAGTTGGATCAGTCGAACTGATGCTACTTGATGAGGAAGGTAAAACACTCGCTTCCGATGAATTCGATTTGAAAGAGCTCGGCGATATTCCGGCACGAAGCGCAAGACCTTGGGTATTCGTCTTCACAAAAGACAATATCTTTGCAGAACAGCCACCAACAGAAAACTGGAAACTTGCATTTAACGTCCAATCGATGGTGCCTCACAAACTAGAGTTGGAGCAAACATGGGAAGACGGTTTAACGGCAGAACAAAAGGATGGACTTACAAAAGTTGTCGAAGGTCTTCCGAAATTGAAACCGCGTGAAGTAAATATTAGCGGATTCCAAGTAAAACAACAGGATGACGGCGGTATCGCAGCATCTGTATTTATCCGTAATGGTCACTCGAAACAAATCAATATCGAAAAGCTTCCACTAGAACTGATTGATGCATCTGGTGATTTAGTAGCTAGCGGTTCATTCGCCCTTGATCCACTTTCAGTAAAAGCAAACACTTCAAAACCATGGACGTTCATCTATCCAAAAGAAATGATTCAAAAAGATGAGCCAGACTTATCTCGCTGGACTGTTCGCGTACCACAACAAAACGCGTAA
- a CDS encoding C40 family peptidase, protein MKLTFTFKKSITIIAMSFLLLVAPFVGQAEASSKPAAISKTATSLIGVKYSYGGNTTSGFDCSGYVSYVFKQHNVQVSRTAASMHASGTSVSKANLETGDLVFFNTAGKRVSHVGIYIGDGKFAHASTSKGVRVDKLNDPYYWGERYVGAKRISGVNAVASAN, encoded by the coding sequence ATGAAACTTACATTCACATTCAAAAAGTCCATTACAATTATAGCTATGTCATTTCTACTACTCGTCGCACCTTTCGTTGGACAAGCCGAAGCTTCGTCAAAACCTGCTGCAATTTCAAAAACGGCAACAAGCCTAATTGGCGTCAAGTACAGTTACGGTGGTAACACGACGAGTGGGTTTGATTGTTCGGGGTACGTATCATATGTATTCAAGCAACATAATGTCCAAGTGTCGCGTACTGCTGCTAGTATGCATGCATCAGGAACTTCTGTTAGTAAAGCGAATTTAGAAACGGGAGACCTCGTATTCTTCAATACAGCAGGCAAACGAGTTTCACACGTTGGCATATACATAGGTGATGGTAAATTTGCGCACGCATCGACATCAAAAGGTGTACGCGTTGATAAGTTGAATGACCCTTATTATTGGGGTGAACGCTACGTAGGTGCAAAACGCATCTCGGGTGTGAATGCAGTTGCTTCAGCCAATTAA
- a CDS encoding glucosamine-6-phosphate deaminase, translating to MKNLKLIKVESPEQGAEQVYEIIKNEIESGRLNVLGLATGSTMIPVYDKWVSSNLDFSNIVTFNLDEYIGIPESSPNSYAYFMSEHLFDKKEFRKTNIPDGMAEDLVEECAAYEDLLEEYPLDIQLLGVGENGHIAFNEPGLPFDSVTHVAQLTESTLGVNSQYFANDEKIPETALSMGISSILGAKKIVLLAFGEKKRAAIEKLLEGNVTTEWPITKLVDHKDVIVITDLEI from the coding sequence ATGAAAAATCTAAAACTTATAAAAGTTGAAAGCCCTGAACAAGGCGCAGAACAAGTTTACGAAATCATTAAAAACGAAATTGAAAGTGGACGTCTAAACGTACTTGGGCTGGCAACAGGAAGTACAATGATTCCTGTTTACGATAAATGGGTTTCGTCAAATCTTGATTTCTCCAATATTGTCACTTTTAATTTGGATGAGTATATCGGAATACCTGAATCAAGCCCGAACAGCTACGCTTATTTTATGAGTGAGCATCTGTTTGATAAGAAAGAATTTAGAAAAACAAATATTCCGGATGGGATGGCTGAAGATTTGGTTGAAGAATGTGCCGCTTATGAAGATCTTTTAGAAGAGTACCCACTCGACATCCAGCTACTTGGAGTAGGAGAGAATGGCCATATCGCATTCAACGAACCTGGACTTCCTTTCGATTCTGTTACACATGTAGCGCAATTGACGGAATCGACATTGGGTGTGAATAGCCAGTACTTCGCAAATGATGAAAAAATCCCTGAAACAGCTTTATCGATGGGAATTAGTTCGATATTAGGTGCGAAAAAAATTGTTTTACTAGCATTTGGTGAAAAGAAACGAGCAGCTATCGAGAAGTTGCTTGAAGGTAATGTAACGACTGAGTGGCCGATTACAAAATTAGTTGATCACAAAGATGTCATCGTCATTACGGATTTAGAAATTTAA
- a CDS encoding cytochrome c oxidase subunit 2A has translation MGKRNSMKHQPNTHESTHSLKGTFIAVMLLGAVILVSWFGFYALFLSR, from the coding sequence ATGGGGAAAAGAAATTCAATGAAACATCAACCCAATACGCATGAATCTACACATAGTTTGAAAGGTACTTTCATAGCCGTCATGCTGTTGGGTGCCGTCATTCTAGTATCTTGGTTCGGGTTTTATGCACTATTTTTATCTAGATAA
- a CDS encoding cytochrome c oxidase subunit II, which produces MHLHKYEKIWLVFGMASLVLFLLIIGFAAFWKGTHPQSHIETIDPQNVEAHDAFKPENLGIREVADGKYIVNIVASAFNYDFGKDTEGTAIKTIRVPKGSTVLYQITTKDVVHGFQVAGTNVNMMVEPGHISRYETVMKNAGEFTIVCNEYCGIGHHQMYGTVEVYE; this is translated from the coding sequence ATGCATTTGCACAAATATGAAAAGATATGGCTTGTTTTCGGAATGGCTTCACTCGTCCTATTCCTACTAATTATCGGCTTCGCTGCTTTCTGGAAAGGGACGCATCCGCAGAGCCATATTGAAACAATCGATCCACAAAATGTTGAAGCACATGACGCATTCAAGCCTGAAAATCTTGGCATTCGTGAAGTAGCTGACGGCAAATATATCGTCAACATCGTTGCTTCTGCGTTCAACTATGATTTCGGTAAAGACACGGAAGGTACTGCTATTAAAACGATTCGCGTGCCAAAAGGTTCCACCGTTCTTTATCAAATCACAACAAAAGATGTTGTCCATGGCTTCCAAGTAGCTGGAACAAACGTCAACATGATGGTTGAACCTGGCCACATTAGCCGTTACGAGACTGTCATGAAAAATGCAGGCGAATTCACGATTGTCTGCAACGAATACTGCGGCATCGGTCACCACCAGATGTACGGAACAGTGGAGGTGTATGAATAA
- a CDS encoding b(o/a)3-type cytochrome-c oxidase subunit 1, protein MTKVQLPLSKKESRLYMAFMWVTYISLFVGGLMGLLQTFVRSGKFKLPFNIDYYTILTVHGVILGLVLTTFFIIGFQFSLMGKTVGISDKQLKVAWLSFWVMLIGTIMAAITILVGEASVLYTFYAPLRAHPAFYFGLALVIIGSWIAAFVNFRQLYVWKKAHKGEKSPLPAFMVIINMLMWFIATIGVATSVLVLFIPWSLGYAETINVLLSRTLFWYFGHPLVYFWLLPAYMAWYVVIPKIIGGKLFSDALARMAFILLLMFSIPVGFHHQLTEPGIDPTWKFIQVVLTFMVVIPSLMTAFSIFASFETTGRRKGYKSLFGWFKKLPWKDVRFLAPFIGMAAFIPGGVGGIVNASHQMNALVHNTIWITGHFHLTAATTVVLTFFGITYWLVPHLTGRRLTPRLNRLGIIQTFIWTIGMTIMSGAMHIQGLLGGPRRSSFSEYAGGEQVATWINYQIAQAVGGTILFVGILLMVYIFIQLTFFAPRGVQEYPIAVEEDDAEPTPKILENWYLWVGITIALILFAYTIPVIDILKHSPPGSPPFDWLIGR, encoded by the coding sequence ATGACTAAGGTTCAATTACCGCTTTCTAAAAAAGAATCCAGATTATATATGGCATTCATGTGGGTTACTTATATCTCGCTTTTTGTCGGAGGTCTGATGGGTTTATTGCAGACTTTTGTCCGCTCTGGGAAATTCAAATTACCGTTTAATATTGATTATTATACAATCCTGACTGTTCACGGTGTTATTCTTGGACTCGTCTTAACAACCTTTTTCATTATCGGTTTCCAGTTTTCACTTATGGGGAAAACTGTTGGGATTTCGGATAAACAGTTGAAAGTCGCATGGCTGTCCTTCTGGGTAATGCTGATCGGAACCATCATGGCTGCAATTACGATTCTTGTAGGCGAAGCTTCAGTATTATACACATTCTATGCACCACTACGAGCTCACCCGGCATTTTATTTCGGTTTAGCACTCGTTATTATCGGTAGCTGGATTGCTGCCTTCGTTAACTTCCGTCAGCTTTACGTATGGAAGAAAGCACATAAAGGTGAAAAATCACCATTACCTGCATTTATGGTTATTATCAATATGCTTATGTGGTTCATCGCTACAATCGGCGTAGCAACATCTGTCCTAGTGCTGTTCATCCCTTGGTCACTTGGATATGCTGAAACCATCAACGTTTTACTAAGCCGTACGTTATTTTGGTATTTCGGTCATCCACTCGTTTATTTCTGGTTACTTCCAGCTTATATGGCGTGGTATGTTGTTATTCCAAAGATCATCGGCGGAAAATTATTCAGTGATGCACTTGCTAGAATGGCTTTCATTCTATTACTAATGTTCTCGATTCCGGTCGGGTTCCATCACCAGTTGACAGAACCGGGTATTGACCCTACTTGGAAATTCATTCAAGTTGTGCTGACATTCATGGTTGTTATTCCGTCATTAATGACAGCATTCTCAATTTTCGCTTCATTTGAAACAACGGGCCGACGAAAAGGCTATAAGAGCTTATTTGGTTGGTTCAAAAAGCTTCCATGGAAAGATGTACGTTTCCTAGCACCATTCATTGGTATGGCTGCATTCATTCCAGGTGGCGTGGGCGGAATCGTTAACGCATCTCACCAAATGAATGCCCTCGTCCATAATACAATTTGGATTACAGGTCACTTCCATTTAACTGCTGCAACAACAGTCGTTCTAACATTTTTCGGGATTACGTATTGGCTTGTACCGCATTTAACTGGCCGCCGACTGACTCCGAGGTTGAATAGACTCGGGATTATTCAAACATTTATTTGGACAATTGGTATGACAATTATGTCAGGTGCTATGCATATTCAAGGATTACTTGGCGGACCGCGTCGTTCAAGCTTCTCCGAATATGCAGGCGGCGAACAAGTCGCTACGTGGATCAATTACCAGATTGCACAAGCTGTTGGAGGAACGATTTTGTTCGTCGGTATTCTCTTGATGGTGTACATTTTCATCCAACTGACATTCTTTGCACCACGCGGCGTTCAAGAATATCCGATTGCCGTAGAGGAAGACGATGCAGAGCCTACACCTAAAATTCTTGAAAACTGGTATCTATGGGTTGGGATTACAATTGCACTGATTCTGTTCGCTTACACAATTCCAGTCATTGATATACTGAAACACTCACCTCCAGGTTCGCCGCCATTTGATTGGCTGATTGGTAGATAA